A single genomic interval of Streptomyces sp. NBC_00663 harbors:
- a CDS encoding methionyl-tRNA formyltransferase: protein MRVVMFGYQTWGHRTLRALLDSEHDVVLVVTHPKSEHAYEKIWSDSVADLAEEHGVPVVIRNRPDDDELFARLKEADPDIIVANNWRTWIPPRIFGLPRHGTLNVHDALLPKYAGFSPLIWALINGESEVGVTAHLMNDELDAGDIVRQEAVPVGPTDTATDLFHRTVDLIAPVTLGALAHIASGQTEFTRQDRSQASFFHKRSIEDSRIDWTWPAEDLERLVRAQSEPYPSAFTFHKGRRIEVLASVVSEGRYGGTPGRIFYREGEGVVIVAGADARTGRNHGLAITRVRTEDGRELPATEYFTSMGGYLTNQP, encoded by the coding sequence ATGCGGGTCGTCATGTTCGGCTATCAGACCTGGGGGCACCGGACCCTCCGCGCCCTGCTGGACTCCGAGCACGACGTGGTCCTGGTGGTGACCCACCCCAAGAGCGAGCACGCCTACGAGAAGATCTGGAGCGACTCGGTCGCCGACCTCGCCGAGGAGCACGGCGTGCCGGTCGTGATCCGCAACCGCCCTGACGACGACGAGCTGTTCGCGCGCCTCAAGGAGGCCGACCCGGACATCATCGTGGCCAACAACTGGCGTACCTGGATCCCCCCGCGCATCTTCGGCCTGCCCCGGCACGGCACCCTGAACGTGCACGACGCGCTGCTGCCGAAGTACGCCGGGTTCTCCCCGCTGATCTGGGCCCTGATCAACGGCGAGTCCGAAGTCGGCGTCACCGCGCACCTGATGAACGACGAACTCGACGCCGGTGACATCGTGCGCCAGGAGGCGGTGCCGGTCGGGCCGACGGACACCGCGACCGACCTCTTCCACCGGACCGTCGACCTCATCGCCCCGGTCACCCTCGGCGCGCTCGCTCATATCGCTTCCGGGCAGACGGAGTTCACCCGGCAGGACCGCTCGCAGGCCAGCTTCTTCCACAAGCGCTCCATCGAGGACAGCCGCATCGACTGGACCTGGCCGGCGGAGGACCTCGAACGCCTGGTCCGCGCCCAGTCGGAGCCGTACCCGAGCGCGTTCACCTTCCACAAGGGCCGGCGGATCGAAGTCCTCGCCTCGGTCGTCTCCGAGGGCCGGTACGGCGGGACGCCCGGCCGTATCTTCTATCGCGAGGGCGAGGGTGTCGTCATCGTCGCCGGGGCCGACGCGCGCACGGGCCGCAACCATGGGCTGGCCATCACCCGCGTACGCACCGAGGACGGCCGCGAGCTGCCCGCGACCGAGTACTTCACCAGCATGGGCGGCTATCTCACCAACCAGCCCTGA